A genomic segment from Candidatus Methylacidiphilales bacterium encodes:
- the creD gene encoding cell envelope integrity protein CreD codes for MSTLADLIASFFRRFSILLKLCVIGFLILLLLIPLSMVESVLNERIQRRNEAIGDITSTWGKDQSITGPVLVVPYQYTWKEYNGKKEEIIRTDTARACFLPAELSIEGKADSIRRARGIYEAIVYSTSLTLKGRFAVPDWDALKIDRKDVQWNDAYLALAINDLRGAKGQIQASWGGTTIPFKPGSGLPGFSSGIYAPLKGTPLPGAPIVFSVDLDLNGSSSLNFTPLGIKNETHLASNWPSPSFSGAYLPAQHQVSAGGFDANWQVSYYGRSYPQSWTSRIPGVEFNENTVAQSRYGVKFINLVDFYRNIERAIKYGILFVLLTFTAFFLFEVTGKLRIHMFQYILVGGALCLFYLALIALSEFLRFGCAYAVAAGACTLMISIYSLAFLKSGFRTLLMGVGLAGIYSFLYVILQLEDYSLLVGTIGLFIALGAVMYATRKIDWYEEKPQPLSPDLPPPLPARGESEPGKTVRSKALRR; via the coding sequence ATGTCAACACTGGCCGATCTGATTGCTTCCTTTTTCCGCCGTTTCTCCATACTCCTTAAACTTTGTGTCATTGGATTTCTCATCCTGCTGCTGCTCATCCCGCTCAGCATGGTGGAATCGGTTTTAAACGAACGCATACAACGGCGCAACGAAGCCATTGGCGACATCACGTCCACCTGGGGCAAAGACCAGTCGATTACCGGCCCGGTACTGGTGGTGCCCTATCAATACACTTGGAAAGAGTATAACGGCAAGAAAGAGGAAATCATCCGCACGGACACGGCGCGCGCCTGTTTTCTGCCCGCCGAGCTGTCGATTGAAGGCAAGGCCGATTCCATCCGCCGTGCCCGGGGGATTTACGAGGCCATTGTTTACAGCACGAGCCTTACGTTGAAAGGCCGCTTCGCCGTACCGGACTGGGATGCGCTGAAAATCGACCGCAAAGATGTGCAGTGGAACGATGCCTATCTTGCCCTTGCCATCAATGACCTGCGCGGCGCGAAGGGTCAGATCCAGGCTTCCTGGGGCGGCACAACGATTCCATTCAAGCCCGGTTCCGGGCTGCCGGGTTTTTCCTCCGGAATTTATGCGCCATTGAAGGGAACTCCTTTGCCCGGGGCTCCCATTGTGTTTTCTGTGGATTTGGACCTTAACGGCAGCTCGTCGCTGAACTTCACCCCGCTGGGCATAAAAAATGAAACGCATCTGGCTTCCAACTGGCCCAGCCCGAGTTTCAGCGGCGCTTACCTTCCCGCCCAACATCAGGTATCGGCAGGCGGTTTTGATGCCAACTGGCAGGTTTCCTATTATGGAAGGAGCTATCCGCAGTCATGGACCAGTCGCATTCCTGGAGTTGAGTTTAACGAGAACACGGTCGCCCAATCCCGCTACGGTGTGAAATTCATCAACCTGGTGGATTTCTACCGTAATATCGAACGGGCCATCAAATACGGCATTCTTTTTGTCCTGCTTACCTTTACGGCTTTCTTTTTGTTCGAGGTGACCGGAAAACTTCGCATCCATATGTTTCAATACATCCTGGTCGGAGGGGCCCTCTGCCTTTTTTACCTGGCGCTTATCGCCCTTTCGGAGTTTCTGAGGTTTGGATGCGCCTACGCGGTGGCTGCCGGCGCTTGTACACTCATGATCTCCATTTACAGTCTGGCATTTTTGAAGAGCGGCTTCCGGACTCTACTCATGGGTGTTGGGTTGGCGGGTATATATAGTTTCCTTTATGTGATCCTGCAGCTCGAGGACTATTCGCTTTTAGTTGGCACGATCGGGTTGTTTATCGCGCTCGGCGCCGTCATGTATGCGACCCGCAAGATCGATTGGTATGAGGAAAAACCGCAGCCTTTGTCCCCCGATCTCCCGCCGCCGCTGCCCGCCAGAGGCGAATCCGAGCCGGGTAAGACAGTCCGCTCCAAGGCGCTCAGACGCTGA
- a CDS encoding undecaprenyl-diphosphate phosphatase produces MQEWIHTVIYGIVEGITEFLPISSTGHLILTENILHDHRSDFFLVGIQAGAVLAVTLIYWQKLWNLFRHWQKHENRDYLLKLAVAFLITVAGALLVVDKMHWKLTESMAPVAWALTIGAILIFVSEYSLRHHSPTSLISWKTAVVVGAAQVLAAMFPGTSRSAITIIAAMFCSVSRVASTEFSFLLSIPTMFAATGHEFLKIHRQGGLNLDEIDQFALGFAVSLVVAFIAVKWLLGYIRSHSFIPFAWYRLALGVGLLIWLGFKN; encoded by the coding sequence ATGCAGGAATGGATTCATACAGTCATCTACGGGATAGTCGAGGGTATCACGGAATTTTTGCCCATCTCTTCAACCGGGCATTTAATCCTGACTGAAAACATTTTACACGACCATCGCTCGGATTTCTTTCTGGTCGGCATCCAGGCCGGGGCTGTTCTGGCGGTGACCCTTATTTATTGGCAAAAGCTCTGGAACCTTTTCCGTCACTGGCAAAAACATGAAAACAGGGACTACCTCCTCAAACTCGCCGTGGCATTCCTTATAACGGTTGCGGGCGCTTTGCTCGTTGTGGACAAGATGCATTGGAAACTGACCGAAAGCATGGCGCCGGTGGCATGGGCGCTGACGATCGGGGCGATTCTCATTTTTGTATCCGAATATTCCCTGCGGCACCATTCCCCCACCTCGCTCATCAGTTGGAAGACGGCGGTCGTCGTCGGCGCGGCGCAGGTTCTGGCGGCCATGTTCCCCGGAACATCCCGTTCCGCCATAACCATCATTGCCGCCATGTTTTGCAGCGTCAGCCGCGTCGCAAGCACGGAATTTTCATTCCTTCTCAGCATTCCGACGATGTTTGCCGCCACCGGTCATGAATTTTTGAAGATCCATAGGCAGGGCGGGCTCAATCTGGATGAAATCGACCAGTTTGCGCTGGGATTTGCGGTTTCACTCGTGGTGGCCTTTATCGCCGTCAAATGGCTGTTAGGCTATATCCGGAGCCACAGCTTCATCCCGTTCGCGTGGTACCGGCTGGCTCTGGGGGTTGGACTGCTGATTTGGCTGGGTTTTAAGAATTAA
- the rfaE1 gene encoding D-glycero-beta-D-manno-heptose-7-phosphate kinase: MAEITFSPARLKKIVQRMQELRILVIGDLMLDEFVWGKVTRISPEAPVPVVHVTQETAMPGGAANVARNLADFGIKVGVCGVLGKDAAGENLARLLRKARMDTKGLFIENRFSTIVKTRIIARHQQVVRVDREAPLKFRESEIEQIRSFLKKEIEGYDAVIVEDYGKGFLTQEIYDEVAELAKPKNLIIAVDPNPNNPLNFTGATVVKPNRLEACAACGIADVEENDKLDAVGRDLLERWQLPYLLITLGEHGMMLYQRFLPPHHTPTRAREVFDVSGAGDTAISFFTAALAAGLNGNEAAEIANHAAGVVVSKLGTATLQPEELIEAIANDEKTSGIS; the protein is encoded by the coding sequence ATGGCAGAAATCACCTTTTCCCCGGCGCGCCTGAAAAAAATTGTCCAGCGGATGCAGGAATTGCGCATCCTCGTCATCGGCGACCTGATGCTGGATGAATTTGTATGGGGCAAGGTCACCCGCATTTCTCCCGAGGCGCCGGTGCCGGTCGTGCATGTGACCCAGGAAACCGCGATGCCGGGCGGCGCGGCCAACGTGGCCCGCAACCTGGCGGATTTTGGAATCAAAGTCGGTGTTTGCGGTGTGTTGGGCAAGGATGCGGCGGGTGAAAATCTGGCCCGCCTGCTGCGCAAAGCCAGGATGGACACCAAGGGCTTGTTTATCGAAAACCGTTTTTCCACGATTGTCAAAACCCGGATCATTGCGCGCCATCAACAGGTGGTTCGTGTGGACCGCGAAGCGCCGCTGAAATTTCGCGAGTCGGAAATCGAGCAAATCCGTTCCTTTTTGAAGAAGGAGATTGAAGGGTATGACGCGGTGATTGTGGAAGATTACGGCAAGGGCTTTTTGACCCAGGAAATCTACGACGAAGTGGCGGAACTGGCGAAACCCAAAAACCTGATCATCGCCGTGGACCCCAACCCCAACAATCCCCTGAACTTTACCGGGGCGACGGTGGTGAAGCCGAACCGCCTCGAAGCCTGCGCGGCCTGCGGCATTGCCGATGTGGAGGAGAATGACAAACTTGACGCCGTGGGCCGTGATCTTCTCGAACGCTGGCAACTGCCGTATCTGCTCATCACCCTGGGCGAGCACGGCATGATGTTGTACCAGCGGTTTCTGCCGCCGCACCACACGCCCACGCGGGCGCGGGAGGTTTTTGATGTGTCAGGCGCGGGCGATACGGCGATCTCATTTTTTACGGCCGCGCTGGCTGCGGGATTGAACGGCAACGAAGCCGCCGAGATCGCCAACCATGCCGCCGGCGTGGTGGTCAGCAAGCTGGGCACGGCCACACTCCAGCCGGAGGAATTGATCGAAGCGATTGCCAATGATGAAAAAACGAGCGGTATTTCTTGA
- a CDS encoding HAD-IIIA family hydrolase, translated as MMKKRAVFLDRDDTLIRNIPYLGDPSRVEILPGVREGLPRLKEAGLELFLVSNQSGVGRGLITEAQVHAVNEEMFRRLGAGLFSGLYLCYAAPEDPQGVRERKPSPTMLFRARDENNIELAESFMLGDRLSDVRCGLNAGCCSVLVLSGYEDAEADKRQAQDLAHHVAADFCGAVDWILSRMLET; from the coding sequence ATGATGAAAAAACGAGCGGTATTTCTTGACCGGGACGACACTCTGATCCGGAACATTCCGTATTTGGGTGATCCTTCCCGGGTGGAAATTCTGCCCGGGGTGAGGGAAGGCCTGCCGAGATTGAAGGAAGCCGGCCTGGAGTTGTTCCTGGTGTCGAATCAATCCGGAGTGGGGCGCGGACTGATCACGGAAGCGCAGGTGCATGCGGTGAACGAAGAGATGTTCCGCCGCCTCGGGGCCGGTCTATTTTCAGGCTTGTATTTGTGTTATGCCGCGCCCGAAGATCCCCAGGGCGTGCGGGAACGGAAACCGTCGCCCACCATGCTTTTTCGCGCACGGGACGAAAATAATATCGAGTTGGCGGAAAGCTTCATGCTGGGGGACCGGCTGAGTGACGTGCGCTGCGGTTTGAACGCGGGCTGCTGCAGTGTCCTGGTTTTGTCAGGCTATGAAGATGCGGAAGCGGACAAGCGGCAGGCGCAGGACCTGGCGCATCATGTGGCGGCTGATTTTTGCGGGGCGGTGGATTGGATTTTAAGCAGGATGCTGGAAACATGA
- the kdsB gene encoding 3-deoxy-manno-octulosonate cytidylyltransferase: MSAATSQKTVWVVIPARHASTRFPGKMLADIKGKPLIRRVWEAVGAARSVSRILIATDHEDIFNAARGFGAEVLMTSPELSSGTDRVAAVTAGCGADWIVNVQGDEPMMRGEILDQFIGALGDFPMATLARKITDPEDVLNPNVVKVVSDFAGKALYFSRSQIPYPREPGGAVEHWQHLGIYAYRPEVLQKLVKLPPSPLEQAEKLEQLRALQNGIAIQVLPTNLESIGVDTPEDLKRVLRYF; this comes from the coding sequence ATGAGCGCTGCCACTTCTCAAAAGACTGTTTGGGTGGTCATTCCGGCGCGGCACGCTTCCACCCGCTTTCCCGGCAAAATGCTGGCGGACATCAAGGGCAAGCCCCTGATCCGCCGTGTCTGGGAGGCTGTCGGCGCCGCGCGTTCCGTTTCCCGGATATTGATTGCGACGGATCACGAGGATATTTTCAATGCGGCCCGCGGTTTTGGAGCTGAAGTCCTCATGACCTCGCCGGAACTTTCCAGCGGCACGGACCGCGTGGCTGCAGTGACGGCTGGATGCGGGGCGGATTGGATTGTGAATGTCCAGGGCGATGAACCGATGATGCGGGGCGAAATTTTGGATCAATTTATCGGCGCGTTGGGGGATTTCCCGATGGCCACGCTGGCCCGGAAAATCACGGACCCGGAGGATGTTCTCAACCCGAATGTCGTCAAGGTGGTGTCGGATTTTGCCGGGAAGGCGCTGTATTTTTCACGCTCGCAGATCCCGTATCCCAGGGAACCGGGCGGCGCGGTGGAGCACTGGCAGCACCTCGGGATTTACGCGTATCGCCCGGAAGTGCTTCAAAAACTGGTCAAATTGCCGCCGTCTCCGCTGGAACAGGCCGAAAAGCTCGAACAGTTGCGCGCCTTGCAGAATGGGATTGCGATTCAAGTTCTGCCCACTAACTTGGAAAGCATCGGAGTTGATACCCCCGAGGATTTGAAACGCGTGTTGCGTTATTTTTAG
- a CDS encoding CTP synthase, giving the protein MKYIFVTGGVVSSLGKGLTAASLGTLLERRGLRVLLQKFDPYLNVDPGTMSPYQHGEVYVLEDGAETDLDLGHYERFTNSKLSRRNNLTTGQIYEEVLRKERRGDYLGKTVQVIPHVTDEIKSRIKKISQFHECDVVITEIGGTTGDIEGLPFLEALRQFALEVGHENAIFIHVTLLPYIKAAGELKSKPTQQSVAKLREIGIQPQILVCRTEYPVDKETRQKISLFCNVPTEAVIEEQDVAYTIYEVPLMLQREHMDDLVCRYLRLELPPADMKDWQIMVNRIIAPTHRVNIAVVGKYIEHQDAYKSIYEALTHAGAATDTGINLLRVDAEDIEGEGAEKFLSGVDGVLVPGGFGNRGIEGKIQAVRFARENGIPYYGLCLGMQVAVIEFARNVCGLAGAHSMEFDVDTPHPVISLLDAQQKVTTKGGTMRLGSFVCHLEKGTKALAAYGQGSINERHRHRYEFNSQYRAQMEAKGLKVSGLFSAQNLVEIVEIPAHPWFVACQFHPEFQSKPNKPHPLFREFVNASLSHAAQNKN; this is encoded by the coding sequence ATGAAATATATTTTTGTAACAGGCGGTGTGGTGAGTTCCCTGGGAAAGGGGTTGACGGCCGCGTCCCTCGGAACGCTGCTGGAACGCCGCGGCCTGCGCGTCCTGCTGCAAAAATTCGACCCGTACCTGAACGTCGATCCCGGAACCATGAGCCCCTATCAACACGGTGAAGTGTATGTTCTCGAGGACGGGGCCGAGACCGACCTGGACCTCGGGCATTATGAGCGCTTCACCAACTCCAAGCTCAGCCGCCGGAACAATCTCACGACCGGCCAGATTTACGAGGAGGTCCTCCGCAAGGAGCGCCGGGGCGATTATCTGGGCAAGACCGTGCAGGTCATTCCGCACGTCACCGACGAAATCAAGTCGCGCATCAAAAAAATCAGCCAGTTCCACGAATGCGACGTCGTCATCACCGAAATCGGAGGCACCACCGGGGACATCGAGGGCTTGCCGTTTTTGGAGGCGTTGCGGCAATTCGCGCTGGAGGTCGGACATGAGAACGCGATTTTCATCCATGTGACTTTGCTGCCGTATATCAAGGCGGCGGGCGAATTAAAATCGAAGCCCACCCAGCAAAGCGTGGCCAAGCTCCGCGAGATCGGCATCCAGCCCCAGATTCTGGTCTGCCGGACGGAATATCCGGTTGACAAGGAAACGCGCCAGAAGATTTCACTGTTCTGCAATGTGCCGACCGAAGCTGTGATCGAGGAGCAGGATGTGGCCTATACGATTTACGAAGTGCCGCTCATGCTGCAACGCGAGCATATGGACGATCTGGTTTGCCGTTATCTGCGCCTGGAACTGCCTCCCGCGGACATGAAGGACTGGCAGATCATGGTCAACCGCATCATCGCCCCCACGCATCGCGTGAACATCGCGGTGGTGGGCAAGTATATTGAGCACCAGGACGCCTACAAAAGCATTTACGAGGCGCTCACCCATGCCGGCGCCGCGACCGATACCGGAATCAATCTTTTGCGCGTGGATGCAGAGGACATCGAAGGCGAGGGGGCGGAAAAATTTCTCTCCGGCGTGGACGGGGTGCTGGTGCCCGGGGGATTTGGCAATCGCGGCATCGAGGGCAAAATCCAGGCGGTCCGTTTTGCGCGCGAGAACGGCATTCCGTACTATGGATTATGCCTCGGGATGCAGGTTGCCGTCATCGAGTTCGCGCGCAATGTCTGCGGCCTCGCGGGGGCGCACAGCATGGAATTTGACGTGGACACACCTCATCCGGTGATCTCGCTGCTCGATGCCCAGCAAAAAGTCACAACCAAGGGCGGCACGATGCGACTGGGAAGTTTTGTTTGCCATTTGGAAAAGGGCACAAAGGCCCTCGCCGCCTACGGACAGGGCAGCATCAACGAGCGCCACCGCCATCGCTACGAGTTCAACAGCCAGTATCGGGCGCAGATGGAGGCGAAGGGATTGAAGGTTTCCGGCCTTTTCAGCGCGCAGAATCTGGTCGAGATTGTGGAGATCCCCGCGCATCCCTGGTTTGTCGCCTGCCAGTTCCACCCCGAGTTTCAGTCCAAGCCCAACAAACCGCACCCGCTATTCCGCGAGTTTGTGAATGCGTCCCTTTCCCATGCCGCCCAAAACAAAAACTAA
- the kdsA gene encoding 3-deoxy-8-phosphooctulonate synthase: protein MPPKTKTNPFVLISGPCVLESEAQALKIGRTVRDICRDIGWRYIFKASYDKANRTSIRSQRGPGIDMGLAILARIREKLDVPVLTDVHSVEEVHQASFFVDAVQIPAFLCRQTDLILAAGESGVQVNVKKGQFLAPDDVDAIAEKLKSAGCRDYFITERGTSFGYHNLVVDMRGLAWMREKGHRVIFDATHSVQRPGSLGGATGGDGKLAPVLARAAVAAGVDGLFIETHPNPSRSPSDGPNMIPLAQMPSVLRQLAKIHEVI, encoded by the coding sequence ATGCCGCCCAAAACAAAAACTAACCCGTTTGTCCTCATCTCCGGCCCCTGCGTTTTGGAGAGTGAAGCGCAGGCGCTGAAAATCGGGCGCACCGTGCGCGATATCTGCCGTGACATCGGCTGGCGCTATATTTTCAAGGCTTCCTATGACAAGGCCAATCGCACCTCCATCCGTTCACAGCGCGGCCCCGGAATTGACATGGGTTTGGCGATCCTGGCCCGCATACGCGAAAAGCTGGATGTCCCGGTGCTGACGGATGTGCATAGCGTCGAGGAAGTGCATCAAGCGTCCTTCTTCGTCGATGCGGTGCAGATACCGGCGTTTCTTTGCAGGCAAACGGACCTGATCCTGGCCGCAGGAGAATCCGGAGTGCAGGTGAATGTCAAAAAGGGACAGTTCCTCGCGCCGGATGATGTGGATGCGATTGCGGAAAAATTGAAAAGCGCCGGCTGCCGCGATTATTTTATAACCGAACGCGGTACTTCCTTCGGCTATCATAATCTGGTGGTCGATATGCGAGGACTGGCCTGGATGCGGGAAAAGGGGCACCGGGTGATTTTTGACGCCACCCATTCCGTGCAACGGCCCGGCAGCCTGGGCGGGGCGACGGGCGGGGACGGGAAACTGGCGCCGGTGCTGGCGCGGGCGGCAGTGGCCGCGGGTGTGGACGGACTGTTTATCGAGACCCATCCGAATCCATCGCGCTCACCCTCGGATGGCCCTAATATGATTCCTCTTGCCCAAATGCCCTCGGTTTTGAGACAACTGGCGAAGATACATGAAGTTATTTAA
- a CDS encoding LptA/OstA family protein, translated as MKRIHTTIISAALLGFLCLPLGAEDPAPADASKSDVKETIVNSNTFRLDMGKKEGTFTGSVTVKDPKFDLESEELVVYFNKDNQMERLVARGNVKIRQAQGHSSTSREAEYTVADKKIKLTGDPVVLQGGNRVTGTVITIYPDSDRMDVDGHTKIQFFLQ; from the coding sequence ATGAAAAGAATCCATACAACCATCATTTCAGCCGCGCTCCTTGGGTTTTTGTGTCTCCCGCTCGGGGCCGAGGATCCGGCGCCGGCCGATGCCTCGAAATCCGATGTCAAGGAAACCATCGTCAACAGCAACACCTTCCGCCTCGATATGGGAAAAAAGGAGGGCACGTTCACGGGCAGCGTGACGGTCAAGGACCCCAAGTTTGATTTGGAATCGGAGGAACTGGTGGTTTATTTCAACAAGGACAATCAAATGGAACGGCTCGTGGCGCGGGGCAATGTCAAAATCCGCCAGGCTCAGGGCCACAGTTCCACCAGCCGCGAAGCCGAATACACCGTGGCGGATAAAAAAATCAAGCTCACCGGCGACCCGGTTGTGTTGCAGGGCGGGAACCGGGTGACCGGAACGGTGATCACCATTTATCCGGACTCCGACCGCATGGATGTGGATGGACACACCAAAATCCAGTTTTTCCTCCAATAA
- the lptB gene encoding LPS export ABC transporter ATP-binding protein, giving the protein MPEPIIRAAGLVKTYGERNVVNGVSLNIFANEVVGLLGPNGAGKTTTFNMVVGLVRPTSGEIYLNGEDVADMPMYRRARRGIGYLPQEESIFRKLTVEQNLLAILETLPIPPEEQMERMNDLLAELGIEHVRKSRAYMLSGGEKRRLAIARCLCTDPAIFLLDEPFSGVDPLAVYDIQQIILSIRAKGMGVLITDHNVRETLSVVDRAYLICEGRVESEGTSDFLINDPIARELYLGPRFNL; this is encoded by the coding sequence ATGCCTGAACCGATCATCAGAGCCGCAGGGCTGGTCAAGACCTACGGGGAACGCAACGTGGTCAATGGCGTCAGCCTCAATATCTTTGCAAACGAAGTGGTCGGCCTGCTGGGCCCGAATGGCGCCGGGAAAACCACCACGTTCAACATGGTCGTCGGCTTGGTGCGTCCGACCAGCGGCGAGATCTATTTGAACGGCGAGGATGTGGCGGACATGCCCATGTACCGGCGCGCGCGGCGCGGGATCGGTTACCTGCCGCAGGAGGAATCCATCTTTCGGAAATTGACGGTTGAGCAAAATCTGCTGGCCATTCTCGAAACGCTTCCGATCCCGCCGGAAGAACAAATGGAGCGGATGAACGACCTGCTGGCCGAGCTGGGCATCGAACACGTCCGCAAGAGCCGGGCGTACATGCTGTCGGGCGGCGAGAAGCGGAGGTTGGCGATAGCGAGATGTCTCTGCACGGACCCGGCCATTTTTCTGCTGGACGAACCCTTCAGCGGGGTGGATCCGCTGGCGGTTTATGACATTCAACAGATCATCCTTTCCATCCGCGCCAAGGGCATGGGTGTGTTGATCACCGACCACAATGTCAGGGAAACGTTGTCCGTCGTGGACCGCGCGTACCTGATCTGCGAAGGCCGCGTCGAGAGCGAAGGGACCAGCGACTTTTTGATCAACGACCCGATTGCGCGCGAGCTCTACCTCGGGCCGCGGTTTAATCTGTAG
- a CDS encoding type II toxin-antitoxin system RelE/ParE family toxin yields the protein MKRLLIHPAAAREAAKAAKYYQLREISLGRSFLMEASVAMEKARCQPLLYTCLQEDFRRVQLARFPYGVIFRMSDEDTIHIIAVMHLHREPGYWRDRAD from the coding sequence GTGAAACGGCTGCTCATCCACCCCGCCGCAGCCCGCGAGGCAGCCAAAGCCGCCAAGTATTACCAGTTGCGCGAAATTAGCCTGGGACGGAGCTTTCTAATGGAAGCTTCCGTGGCCATGGAAAAGGCGCGCTGCCAACCGTTACTTTACACTTGCCTCCAAGAAGACTTCCGACGCGTGCAGCTTGCCCGCTTCCCTTACGGTGTGATTTTTCGCATGTCGGATGAAGACACCATCCATATTATAGCCGTGATGCATTTGCATAGAGAACCCGGCTATTGGCGAGATCGCGCAGATTAA
- a CDS encoding addiction module protein: MIYSKFMSFEEVIDQALTLPLEQRSRLASVLINSLECNDDAPLSPQWLQEIKKRARELENGSVEGLSLQDFENYVEKQLG, encoded by the coding sequence ATGATTTACAGTAAATTCATGAGCTTTGAGGAAGTTATTGATCAAGCGCTTACCCTGCCTTTGGAACAGCGTTCCAGGCTGGCCAGCGTCCTGATCAACAGTCTGGAGTGTAACGACGACGCGCCCCTCAGTCCTCAGTGGCTTCAGGAAATCAAAAAGCGTGCCCGCGAGTTGGAAAATGGATCGGTGGAAGGTCTGAGCCTCCAGGATTTCGAAAATTATGTGGAAAAGCAACTGGGGTGA
- a CDS encoding PDZ domain-containing protein: MATRLLLNVICSLLILGCHAPEWHAVRTVKGNHSIVRVTATGQAYDFHRPWLKRQPVTHRAVAPILSGNRVLVTAEVIADATYIEIEKAESGAKTPATVEWVDYEANLALLKSDDAGFFSDLTPLSLAAPAATNDEIDIWQLESNDTLAATKGYINTVEVGRYTDDATRLLLYRLNLSLQIREGGSVLPALSHSRLAGLLFRYDARTQNATVIPSEVIERFLKEAGNGQASSFPQTGFSYSTLRDPQLRRYAGAENESGGVYLTRIGPESPAAKAGLESGDVLLAVDGTPVDMDGHYQCPPYGKVGVENWVASRYAVGDKLKVKILRKGKPMEFVLQLDRKKPEKFVCPPYLYDRAPGYYVLGGLVFLELSRPYLREWGENWATTAPQKLVYQDAYQDELFGAEKRRLVILSQVLAAPSNIGYDRLHTLIVTKINGKEIRRLSDIDPALEQSGPEFCTVEFEEDPRIIYLDIPRLRLEEPQLQKLYRLNELKRIP; this comes from the coding sequence TTGGCGACGCGATTACTCCTTAACGTTATTTGTTCACTGCTGATCCTGGGTTGCCACGCCCCGGAATGGCATGCCGTACGGACGGTGAAGGGCAATCATTCCATTGTCCGGGTCACCGCCACCGGCCAGGCTTATGATTTCCACCGGCCCTGGTTGAAACGCCAGCCCGTGACGCACCGCGCCGTCGCTCCGATTCTTTCCGGGAACCGGGTTCTGGTCACGGCTGAGGTCATTGCGGACGCCACCTACATTGAAATCGAAAAAGCCGAAAGCGGCGCCAAAACCCCCGCCACAGTCGAATGGGTCGATTACGAAGCCAATCTCGCCCTGCTAAAAAGCGACGACGCGGGCTTTTTCTCCGATCTCACACCGCTCTCGCTTGCCGCACCGGCTGCCACGAATGATGAAATCGACATCTGGCAGTTGGAAAGCAATGACACACTGGCCGCAACCAAGGGCTACATCAACACCGTGGAAGTCGGGCGTTACACCGATGACGCGACCCGCCTGCTGCTGTATCGCCTCAATTTGTCGCTTCAAATCCGCGAGGGCGGCTCGGTACTCCCGGCGCTCAGCCATAGTCGTCTCGCAGGCTTGTTGTTTCGCTACGATGCCAGGACACAGAACGCAACAGTCATCCCCTCGGAGGTCATTGAGCGTTTCCTCAAGGAGGCTGGGAACGGTCAAGCCTCCAGTTTCCCTCAAACCGGATTTTCATACTCAACCCTGCGCGATCCGCAATTGCGCCGCTATGCCGGGGCGGAAAATGAGAGCGGCGGAGTTTATCTGACTCGGATCGGCCCGGAAAGCCCCGCGGCCAAGGCCGGTCTGGAGTCCGGCGATGTCTTGCTGGCTGTGGATGGCACGCCGGTTGACATGGATGGACATTATCAATGCCCGCCGTACGGAAAAGTGGGCGTCGAAAACTGGGTTGCAAGCCGCTATGCCGTGGGCGACAAGCTCAAGGTCAAAATTCTGCGGAAGGGCAAGCCGATGGAATTTGTGCTTCAGCTTGACAGGAAAAAGCCGGAAAAGTTTGTCTGCCCGCCGTATCTGTATGACCGGGCGCCCGGCTATTATGTATTGGGCGGACTGGTCTTTCTTGAACTTTCGCGCCCTTACCTGAGGGAGTGGGGCGAAAACTGGGCGACAACAGCGCCGCAAAAGCTGGTGTATCAGGATGCCTATCAAGACGAATTGTTCGGCGCTGAAAAACGGCGCCTCGTGATTTTAAGCCAGGTGCTGGCCGCGCCGAGCAACATTGGTTATGACCGGCTTCATACCCTGATCGTCACAAAGATCAATGGGAAGGAAATCCGCCGGCTTTCGGACATTGACCCCGCGCTGGAGCAATCCGGCCCGGAATTTTGCACCGTCGAATTCGAGGAAGACCCCAGGATCATCTATCTCGATATCCCGCGCCTGCGCTTGGAAGAACCGCAGCTCCAAAAGCTCTATCGCCTGAATGAGCTGAAGCGGATTCCCTGA